In Alkaliphilus flagellatus, one DNA window encodes the following:
- a CDS encoding ABC-F family ATP-binding cassette domain-containing protein, which yields MSILTVKNMSHRFGDRAIFEDVSFRLLKGEHVGLIGDNGEGKSTFMNIITNKLMPDEGQIEWSNKVRIGYMDQHTELKKGKSIKSVLREAFSYLFDMETKMKDLYDRIGEMNEEEMSKALQQAANIQDTLDNNGFYSIDSKIEAVAVGLGLRNLGLDKEVTDLSGGQRTKVILAKLLLEEPDILLLDEPTNYLDEDHIEWLKTYLKNYQNAFILISHDIQFLNSVVNIICHIENKSLTRYIGNYDNFTRAYEINKKQLKSAYERQQEEIARLEDFVKKNKARAATRGMASARQKKLDKMQKIKIAGEKPKPQFEFKSSRTSGKMIFEARDLVIGYSEPLSKPLNLTMERGQKIALVGANGLGKSTLLKSLIGLIKPISGEVKLGDYQEIGYFEQEIKELNTNGVIDEVWNDLQGYNKSQIRSALAKCGLTNKHIESTVSILSGGEQAKVRLCKLINKPTNILILDEPTNHLDVEAKDELKRALKKYEGSILLVCHEAEFYRDVVTDIWNCEEWATDF from the coding sequence ATGAGTATTTTAACTGTTAAAAATATGAGCCATAGATTTGGAGATAGAGCAATATTTGAAGATGTGTCTTTTAGACTGCTAAAGGGAGAACATGTAGGACTTATAGGGGATAATGGTGAAGGAAAGTCAACTTTTATGAATATTATAACAAATAAATTAATGCCAGATGAAGGGCAAATAGAGTGGAGCAATAAAGTTAGGATTGGATATATGGACCAGCATACTGAACTTAAAAAAGGAAAATCTATAAAATCTGTGTTAAGAGAAGCGTTTTCATATCTCTTTGATATGGAAACGAAGATGAAGGATTTATATGATAGAATAGGTGAAATGAATGAAGAAGAAATGAGCAAAGCACTTCAGCAAGCAGCTAATATTCAAGATACCTTAGATAACAATGGATTTTACAGCATAGATTCTAAGATAGAAGCAGTTGCAGTAGGACTTGGGCTTAGAAATTTAGGATTAGATAAGGAAGTTACAGACTTAAGTGGTGGACAAAGAACTAAGGTTATATTAGCTAAACTTCTTTTAGAAGAACCAGATATATTATTACTAGATGAACCTACAAACTATCTTGATGAGGATCATATAGAATGGTTGAAAACATATCTAAAAAACTACCAGAATGCATTCATATTAATATCACATGACATACAATTTTTAAACAGCGTAGTTAATATAATATGTCATATTGAAAACAAGTCATTAACAAGATATATAGGTAATTATGACAACTTTACAAGAGCATATGAAATAAATAAAAAACAATTGAAATCTGCATATGAAAGGCAACAGGAAGAGATTGCTAGGCTTGAAGATTTTGTTAAAAAAAATAAAGCAAGAGCTGCAACAAGAGGCATGGCAAGTGCTAGACAAAAAAAGTTAGATAAAATGCAAAAGATAAAGATTGCAGGTGAAAAACCAAAACCACAGTTCGAATTTAAGTCATCTAGAACATCAGGAAAGATGATTTTTGAAGCAAGAGATTTAGTTATAGGATATAGTGAACCACTAAGCAAACCTCTAAACCTAACAATGGAAAGAGGGCAAAAAATTGCCTTAGTTGGAGCTAATGGTCTAGGAAAGTCTACATTATTAAAAAGTTTAATAGGACTAATTAAACCTATAAGTGGAGAAGTTAAATTAGGCGATTATCAAGAGATAGGATACTTTGAGCAAGAAATTAAAGAATTAAATACTAACGGTGTTATAGATGAAGTATGGAATGACCTCCAAGGATATAATAAATCTCAAATAAGAAGTGCATTGGCTAAATGTGGATTAACAAATAAACACATAGAAAGCACAGTATCAATATTAAGTGGAGGAGAACAAGCCAAGGTCAGACTATGTAAACTTATAAATAAACCGACAAATATACTAATCCTAGATGAGCCAACTAATCATTTAGATGTTGAAGCAAAAGATGAACTTAAGAGAGCACTAAAAAAATATGAAGGAAGCATACTTTTAGTATGTCACGAAGCAGAGTTTTACAGAGATGTTGTAACCGATATATGGAACTGTGAGGAGTGGGCTACTGATTTTTAA
- a CDS encoding DUF2975 domain-containing protein — MLYNPFITFIWITGIPFFTALVLGWQMCSYIGSDKAFTVKNAD, encoded by the coding sequence ATGCTATATAATCCTTTTATTACGTTCATTTGGATTACTGGAATTCCATTTTTTACTGCTTTAGTTTTAGGATGGCAGATGTGTTCGTATATTGGCTCTGATAAGGCTTTTACCGTTAAAAATGCAGATTAG
- a CDS encoding DUF3955 domain-containing protein, whose amino-acid sequence MKNKYLFASTPMFLGVLCLIIYSMIGSRVEPDGTLVEPFFLIPLSYLFVFSGIISLLFVGIISMLKRKRIN is encoded by the coding sequence ATGAAGAATAAATATCTATTTGCTTCTACACCAATGTTTTTAGGGGTTCTATGTTTAATTATCTATAGCATGATTGGTTCAAGAGTGGAACCAGACGGAACTTTGGTAGAACCATTCTTCTTAATTCCGCTAAGTTATTTATTTGTTTTTAGTGGCATTATTTCATTATTATTTGTGGGTATCATTTCTATGTTAAAAAGAAAGAGAATTAATTAA
- a CDS encoding GNAT family N-acetyltransferase — translation MNEIIYREIKKSDYRAIEVIINNSFGLYKYVNNPKVLKSLLKIYLQSCLAEKTFSCVAEKGGKVVGVILGQAKSDYKYLTHLNHIFAIAFHSAAMTLKSVLYQCSTSDYKKVHKIYRKLISGKEQEFDGVLTLFAVTQDCRGLGVGKKLLTNFFEYLKTKNTKHIYLYTDSSCNYNFYDNQGFVRLGEENVQITSENKASKLNIFLYDYTLK, via the coding sequence ATGAATGAAATAATATATAGAGAAATCAAAAAAAGTGACTATAGGGCCATCGAAGTCATTATAAATAACAGCTTCGGACTGTATAAATATGTGAACAATCCAAAAGTCTTGAAAAGCCTTTTGAAAATATACCTGCAAAGCTGCCTTGCAGAAAAAACATTTAGTTGTGTTGCGGAAAAAGGTGGAAAAGTCGTAGGTGTAATATTAGGTCAAGCAAAAAGTGACTATAAATATTTAACACACTTAAATCATATTTTTGCTATAGCATTCCATTCAGCAGCAATGACTTTAAAATCTGTCCTATACCAATGTAGTACCAGTGACTATAAAAAAGTTCACAAGATTTATCGCAAGCTTATTTCGGGTAAAGAACAAGAATTTGATGGTGTTCTCACTCTTTTTGCCGTTACGCAAGATTGCAGAGGTTTAGGTGTTGGTAAAAAACTACTGACGAATTTTTTCGAGTATTTAAAAACTAAAAACACAAAGCACATTTACTTATATACTGATTCCTCTTGCAACTATAATTTTTATGACAATCAAGGCTTTGTGCGACTAGGCGAGGAAAATGTACAAATCACAAGTGAGAATAAAGCAAGTAAGCTTAATATATTTTTATATGACTACACACTAAAATAA
- a CDS encoding cation:proton antiporter: MILLLLRLLSAIVIAFLVGKLVSKIKLPAILGWLLTGMILGPHALGLVNDTVLNVRWYQTVVRILECAVGLLIGTELVWKKIKKTGKQIVVTTLTQSFGTFLTVTLIFSIVFYFTDIPLYLAVIFGSIALATAPAPALSIVREFNTDGPVTKTLVPMAALDDLVGVIVFFSTISIISANISEQKLPVYIILLVVLLPIVIGVVTGIIAGLVLKKERSSHITILLLIGTILIAAGVGFVFNNLILPNPVLNFMLIGMAFSATFSNMISEERLNQIMHSFNPILGVSMIVVILNLGTPLDYHLIFGAGLFTAIYIITRAVGKYVGAFFGASITHSPETVKKYLGLTLLPHSGVSLVFTGIAVSVLIVPAPECAKIIQGTIAAAAVINEVIAVIVSKKAFEWAGEFNKKEEISNE, translated from the coding sequence ATGATACTCTTATTATTAAGACTTCTATCGGCAATTGTAATTGCTTTTCTTGTAGGTAAGCTCGTTTCAAAAATTAAACTGCCTGCTATTTTAGGCTGGCTACTTACAGGTATGATACTAGGTCCACACGCCTTAGGACTTGTAAATGACACAGTTTTGAATGTGCGGTGGTATCAAACTGTTGTGCGCATTTTGGAGTGTGCGGTTGGTCTTTTAATCGGCACAGAGCTTGTTTGGAAGAAAATAAAAAAAACAGGTAAGCAAATTGTTGTAACAACCTTAACCCAATCATTTGGTACATTTCTTACTGTAACCTTAATATTTAGCATCGTGTTTTATTTTACAGACATACCGCTGTATCTAGCTGTCATCTTTGGTAGCATTGCTCTTGCAACAGCACCTGCGCCTGCACTATCTATTGTACGTGAATTTAACACAGACGGTCCTGTAACTAAAACCTTAGTTCCTATGGCAGCACTTGATGATCTGGTGGGAGTTATTGTATTTTTTTCAACTATTTCCATTATCTCTGCAAATATCTCAGAACAAAAGCTGCCTGTCTATATAATTTTATTGGTTGTATTATTGCCTATTGTTATCGGTGTTGTGACAGGAATTATCGCAGGACTTGTGTTAAAAAAAGAACGTTCATCCCATATAACCATATTACTTTTGATTGGGACAATACTTATAGCAGCAGGAGTAGGATTTGTATTCAATAATTTGATTTTACCAAATCCTGTGCTTAATTTTATGCTCATAGGTATGGCTTTTTCAGCAACCTTTTCCAATATGATTTCGGAGGAACGATTAAATCAAATAATGCATTCCTTTAATCCTATTCTTGGAGTTTCTATGATTGTGGTAATTCTAAATCTTGGAACTCCACTGGACTACCATTTAATTTTCGGAGCAGGTTTGTTTACTGCAATATACATTATTACAAGGGCTGTAGGCAAATATGTTGGTGCGTTCTTTGGTGCAAGTATTACTCACTCACCAGAAACCGTAAAGAAATATTTAGGACTTACCTTGCTCCCTCACTCAGGTGTGTCCCTTGTGTTTACAGGAATTGCAGTATCTGTTTTAATTGTTCCAGCTCCAGAATGTGCAAAAATTATACAAGGTACGATTGCAGCAGCAGCAGTTATCAACGAAGTGATTGCAGTGATAGTTTCTAAAAAAGCTTTTGAATGGGCAGGCGAATTTAACAAAAAAGAGGAAATAAGTAATGAATGA
- a CDS encoding TetR/AcrR family transcriptional regulator, producing the protein MKQLKKSQISRDKILNAAIAEFGTKSYENASINNICNDNNISKGLIYHYFKNKDELFLNCVKTCFDALVNYLSKEDFYQDDIQNSIEKYLDLRYRFFREYPYYSQIFFNALLQPPMHLKEQIKDLRNDFDALNISQYRKTICNLTLREGITEEEAIEYFFFFQEMFNGYFQSRVYESSDFNFLIEAHEVNLQKILNIILYGIAKEE; encoded by the coding sequence ATGAAGCAACTAAAAAAAAGTCAAATTAGTAGAGACAAAATATTAAATGCTGCTATAGCGGAGTTTGGAACAAAGAGCTATGAAAATGCTTCAATTAATAATATATGCAATGATAACAACATTTCAAAAGGACTAATCTATCACTATTTTAAAAATAAAGATGAATTGTTTTTGAACTGCGTAAAAACTTGTTTTGATGCACTTGTCAATTATCTTAGCAAAGAGGATTTTTATCAAGACGATATTCAAAACAGCATAGAAAAATATCTTGATTTGCGGTATCGCTTTTTTCGGGAATATCCTTATTACAGCCAGATATTCTTTAATGCCTTGTTACAACCTCCTATGCATTTGAAAGAACAGATCAAAGATTTGCGAAATGATTTTGATGCACTCAATATCAGCCAATATCGTAAGACTATATGCAACTTAACGCTAAGAGAGGGTATTACCGAAGAAGAAGCAATTGAATATTTTTTCTTTTTTCAAGAGATGTTCAATGGATATTTTCAAAGTAGAGTCTACGAAAGCTCTGACTTTAATTTCCTAATTGAAGCACACGAAGTTAATCTTCAAAAAATACTTAACATTATACTCTATGGCATTGCAAAGGAGGAATAA
- a CDS encoding DUF255 domain-containing protein, protein MPKENSHQKVNRLVNEKSPYLLQHAYNPVDWFPWSEEAFSKAKSENKPIFLSIGYSTCHWWQ, encoded by the coding sequence ATGCCAAAAGAAAATAGCCATCAAAAAGTTAATAGACTGGTAAATGAAAAAAGCCCATATCTATTGCAACACGCCTACAATCCAGTAGATTGGTTTCCATGGTCTGAAGAAGCTTTTTCTAAAGCAAAGTCAGAAAATAAACCAATTTTTCTTTCTATAGGCTATTCAACCTGCCATTGGTGGCAATAA
- a CDS encoding GNAT family N-acetyltransferase, whose amino-acid sequence MKKEITKITLREITADNFWDIIELNVSEEQKELVASNAVSIAQSKVQPECIPMAIYSDDIPVGFIMYCIDRDDNEYWIYRLMIDKKFQSKGFGRRAMEIVINIIKKDCSRNKIYLGVDKQGVASVKLYEVLGFRFNGKVYGKEHIMVMEY is encoded by the coding sequence ATGAAGAAAGAAATTACAAAGATTACATTAAGAGAAATAACAGCGGATAACTTCTGGGATATTATTGAATTAAATGTTTCAGAAGAACAAAAAGAACTAGTGGCATCTAATGCAGTTTCAATTGCACAATCTAAGGTTCAGCCAGAATGCATACCGATGGCTATATATTCAGATGATATACCAGTTGGATTTATCATGTATTGTATTGATAGAGATGATAATGAATATTGGATTTATAGATTAATGATAGACAAAAAATTTCAATCTAAAGGCTTTGGACGAAGGGCAATGGAAATTGTAATTAATATAATTAAAAAAGATTGTTCAAGAAATAAAATATACCTTGGAGTTGATAAGCAAGGTGTTGCATCTGTAAAGCTCTATGAAGTTCTAGGATTCAGATTTAATGGAAAAGTGTATGGGAAAGAGCATATTATGGTGATGGAGTATTAA
- a CDS encoding DUF255 domain-containing protein, with protein MSTENTYKYTNKLIQEKSPYLLQHAHNPVDWHS; from the coding sequence TTGTCAACAGAAAACACTTACAAATACACCAACAAACTAATCCAAGAAAAATCTCCTTATCTACTCCAACATGCTCACAATCCAGTGGATTGGCACTCATAG
- a CDS encoding chromate transporter: MTKNIIILLVSFLQIGLFSIGGGYATIPLIQEQVVDFHHWLTLQEFTDIITISQMTPGPLAVNTSTFVGIRIAGIFGAIVATLGCILSGFILSIILYRFFRKHKDIDIISNILKGLRSTSVGLIAASASTIVLIAFWGSPLLNVKAVNFNITAIIVFIISLFSLRKYKMNPIFIIVLTGIIGLFFYR; the protein is encoded by the coding sequence ATGACTAAAAATATAATTATTTTGTTAGTAAGTTTTTTACAGATTGGTTTATTTAGTATCGGTGGCGGTTATGCTACAATACCATTAATACAGGAACAAGTAGTTGATTTCCACCATTGGCTTACTTTGCAAGAATTCACTGATATTATTACAATCTCCCAAATGACCCCTGGGCCTTTAGCAGTTAACACTTCAACTTTTGTTGGAATACGCATTGCCGGTATATTCGGAGCTATAGTAGCCACATTAGGATGTATTCTATCTGGATTTATTCTTTCTATTATTTTATACAGGTTTTTCAGAAAACATAAAGATATAGATATCATTTCCAATATATTGAAAGGACTCCGCTCTACTTCTGTTGGACTTATTGCGGCTTCTGCATCTACAATCGTTTTGATTGCCTTTTGGGGCTCGCCATTACTCAATGTTAAAGCTGTTAATTTTAATATTACCGCTATCATTGTATTCATTATTTCTTTATTTTCACTAAGAAAGTATAAAATGAATCCAATATTTATTATTGTTCTAACAGGTATTATAGGCTTATTTTTTTATCGATGA
- a CDS encoding chromate transporter — protein MKSKKFKLYFSLFRIMFSISAFTFGGGYIVIPMMQKYFVNNLKLISEQELLDMAAISQSTPGAIAVNISVLVGYRIAGIIGAIICCIGTVLPPLLILSVISSCYSVFRDNRVISSILKGMEAGVAATIVDLVIDMSKGILDEKNWLLTLMVPASFFASFFLNINVVLIIIFCSFLCFVQAYLKSRKGGARYD, from the coding sequence ATGAAATCTAAAAAATTTAAACTCTATTTTTCCTTGTTTAGAATAATGTTTTCTATAAGTGCATTTACCTTTGGGGGAGGATACATTGTTATACCAATGATGCAAAAATACTTCGTAAATAATCTAAAGTTAATTAGTGAACAGGAACTACTAGATATGGCAGCAATTTCGCAGTCGACACCTGGTGCAATTGCAGTTAATATTTCTGTATTAGTAGGTTATCGTATTGCCGGAATTATAGGTGCAATCATTTGTTGTATCGGAACAGTCCTCCCCCCTTTGCTTATTTTATCTGTTATATCTTCTTGTTATAGTGTATTTCGAGATAATAGAGTTATTTCTTCAATCCTAAAAGGAATGGAGGCAGGCGTCGCCGCTACTATCGTGGATTTAGTCATTGATATGAGTAAAGGAATTTTAGATGAAAAAAATTGGTTGTTAACATTAATGGTTCCTGCTTCATTCTTCGCTAGTTTCTTTTTAAATATTAATGTTGTTTTAATTATTATTTTCTGCTCATTCCTATGTTTTGTACAAGCTTATTTGAAAAGCAGGAAAGGAGGGGCAAGGTATGACTAA